The following coding sequences are from one Penaeus monodon isolate SGIC_2016 chromosome 21, NSTDA_Pmon_1, whole genome shotgun sequence window:
- the LOC119586610 gene encoding uncharacterized protein LOC119586610 → MSGLDETPCTMEPIPPAGAFVKVTESMYRVYHCPEGYGFDNGDPWFLIKCESGMWKSSSYKPYCLASPVVTMNHETAMVTTNAMATVDSWSGMTTHNPGTTTASPTNAMWPRDTSPAMPNTLTTNTTAATIAPRENATVGLMSNHPLQYRDHFDEHWLSPQRYMCSSRCDRRVQGHQELSKCRSSICEVEVFNLPLKVDVFVGPVRSFGLRF, encoded by the exons ATGAGTG GCCTTGATGAAACCCCCTGCACCATGGAGCCCATACCACCCGCAGGAGCCTTCGTGAAAGTGACGGAAAGTATGTACCGCGTGTACCACTGCCCCGAAGGCTACGGCTTTGACAACGGAGACCCATGGTTCCTCATAAAGTGCGAGAGCGGCATGTGGAAGAGTAGCTCCTACAAGCCGTACTGCCTCGCCT CTCCAGTGGTTACCATGAACCACGAGACTGCCATGGTCACCACTAACGCCATGGCGACCGTGGACTCTTGGAGCGGGATGACTACTCATAACCCTGGGACGACCACCGCTTCGCCAACGAATGCCATGTGGCCCCGCGACACAAGCCCCGCTATGCCAAACACTTTAACAACCAACACAACTGCAGCAACCATAGCGCCGAGGGAGAACGCAACGGTAGGACTCATGAGCAAC CATCCACTCCAGTATCGTGATCACTTCGATGAGCATTGGCTGTCACCCCAACGATACATGTGTTCTAGTAGGTGCGACAG GAGAGTGCAGGGACACCAAGAGCTCAGCAAATGTAGATCTTCCATTTGTGAGGTTGAAGTGTTCAATTTGCCTCTTAAAGTGGATGTTTTTGTTGGTCCTGTGCGATCCTTTGGTTTGAGATTTTGA